One window from the genome of Desulforamulus ruminis DSM 2154 encodes:
- the hpf gene encoding ribosome hibernation-promoting factor, HPF/YfiA family has translation MKVQVRGKNIEVTPALRDYVEKRLGKLDRFLDNMGEAMATLVVEGDSQKIEVTIPVNGMLLRGEEATDDMYSSVDLVVEKIERQISRYKGKLNRRNGRSQMEFSAEDKSDAEEPKVLRTKRFAIKPMPLDEAVMQMNLLGHDFFVFSNAETEQVNVVYKRKDGNYGLIEPEFE, from the coding sequence GTGAAAGTGCAAGTTCGCGGTAAGAACATCGAAGTGACCCCTGCCTTACGGGACTACGTTGAAAAACGTTTAGGCAAATTAGACCGGTTCCTGGATAATATGGGGGAAGCCATGGCGACGCTGGTGGTTGAAGGCGACTCGCAAAAAATTGAAGTAACCATCCCGGTAAACGGCATGCTGTTAAGGGGCGAGGAAGCCACCGACGACATGTATTCCTCGGTGGATCTGGTGGTAGAAAAGATTGAAAGACAGATCAGCCGCTATAAAGGGAAGTTGAACCGCCGCAACGGGCGGAGTCAAATGGAGTTTTCCGCTGAAGATAAATCCGACGCGGAAGAACCGAAGGTACTTAGAACCAAACGCTTTGCCATTAAACCCATGCCGCTGGATGAAGCCGTCATGCAGATGAACCTGCTGGGCCATGATTTCTTTGTCTTCTCCAATGCAGAGACCGAGCAGGTGAATGTGGTATACAAGCGAAAAGACGGAAACTACGGTCTTATTGAACCGGAATTTGAATAA
- a CDS encoding cold shock domain-containing protein: MLGKVKWFNAEKGYGFIEREEGGDVFVHFSAIQEEGFKSLAEGQEVEFDIVEGARGPQAANVVKR; the protein is encoded by the coding sequence ATGCTCGGCAAGGTTAAGTGGTTCAATGCAGAAAAGGGTTATGGTTTTATTGAAAGAGAAGAAGGCGGCGATGTTTTCGTTCACTTCTCTGCCATTCAGGAAGAAGGTTTCAAAAGCCTGGCGGAAGGTCAGGAAGTTGAATTCGACATCGTTGAAGGTGCCCGTGGTCCTCAGGCTGCTAACGTTGTAAAACGTTAA
- a CDS encoding sensor domain-containing diguanylate cyclase, with amino-acid sequence MSDNNFYREILDNLYDGVYFVDLARKITYWNKGAERLTGYQAGEVLGRCCSDNILMHMDQQGTNLCVGRCPLMIALSENRVHEAEVYLHHKEGHRLPVCVRVAPLIKEGKIIGAVEIFSDNTSKILALERIDELKGAIYTDPLTGVANRHFLEIYLATHLRELQDNDHSLAVALMNIDQLDTVSGIHGDDVRDEVIQMVAKTLLYGSRSFDVVGRWDQDTFLLIMSNITEEKVEIVTNRLRLLIKYSGFSRGNQIIGVTASSGVTLAEAEDTEETLMQRADALMRQSQKTGGDRVSMG; translated from the coding sequence GTGAGCGATAATAATTTTTATAGAGAGATACTGGATAATTTATATGACGGCGTCTATTTTGTGGATTTGGCAAGAAAGATCACTTACTGGAATAAAGGTGCGGAAAGGCTTACAGGCTACCAAGCCGGCGAGGTTTTGGGCCGGTGCTGTTCCGACAATATACTGATGCATATGGATCAACAGGGGACCAATCTATGTGTCGGTCGGTGCCCTTTAATGATAGCCCTTTCAGAGAATAGAGTGCATGAAGCGGAAGTTTATCTCCACCACAAAGAAGGGCATCGGTTGCCTGTATGCGTCCGGGTGGCTCCGCTGATCAAGGAAGGCAAGATAATCGGTGCAGTGGAGATTTTTAGCGACAATACCTCGAAAATTTTAGCTCTGGAGCGGATTGATGAGCTCAAGGGGGCTATCTACACCGATCCGCTGACCGGAGTGGCCAACCGGCATTTCCTGGAGATCTACCTGGCAACCCACCTCCGGGAACTACAGGATAACGACCATTCCTTGGCAGTAGCCCTGATGAATATTGATCAATTGGATACCGTCTCGGGGATTCATGGTGACGATGTAAGGGATGAAGTCATCCAAATGGTAGCGAAAACCTTATTATACGGTTCACGATCCTTTGATGTGGTTGGCCGGTGGGATCAAGATACCTTTCTCCTAATCATGTCCAATATTACAGAGGAAAAAGTTGAAATCGTTACCAACCGGTTGCGGTTACTGATTAAGTACTCCGGTTTTAGCCGGGGAAATCAGATCATCGGGGTTACCGCATCCAGCGGGGTTACCCTGGCGGAAGCGGAGGATACGGAGGAAACGCTGATGCAAAGGGCAGACGCTTTGATGCGGCAGAGCCAAAAAACCGGCGGTGATCGGGTAAGCATGGGTTAG
- a CDS encoding ComF family protein produces MHSWVEALLNLLFPGRAGCRFCGGRSSKAICRHCLNKLADWAAKPRCSLCGTPVSKNAAVCLNCSHTRPPFELARAAGPYEGGLREAIRCFKYRGIKSLAPVLAEPMLQVTCRHHEFLKAQAVLPVPISPGRLKQRGFNQAELLAQEIARGLNLPLLPRTLVKSVDTPPQTGLTGEQRRKNLQGAFKVIAPGEIAGKTLLLVDDVFTSGSTASVLTYLLLEQGAADVLVLTAANAGKAAARKK; encoded by the coding sequence ATGCATTCATGGGTGGAAGCTTTGCTGAACCTGCTCTTTCCCGGCAGGGCCGGCTGCCGATTTTGCGGGGGGCGAAGCAGCAAGGCAATTTGTCGTCACTGCTTGAATAAGTTGGCAGATTGGGCCGCTAAACCCCGATGTTCCCTCTGCGGCACCCCGGTAAGCAAAAATGCTGCAGTCTGCCTCAACTGCAGCCATACCCGGCCTCCCTTTGAGCTGGCCAGAGCAGCGGGGCCTTATGAAGGAGGACTCCGGGAGGCTATCCGTTGTTTCAAATACCGGGGCATAAAGAGCCTGGCCCCGGTATTGGCGGAGCCAATGCTTCAGGTCACCTGCCGGCACCATGAATTTTTAAAGGCGCAGGCCGTACTTCCGGTACCTATTTCCCCGGGGCGCTTAAAACAGAGAGGGTTCAATCAGGCAGAATTGCTGGCCCAAGAAATTGCCCGGGGTCTAAACCTGCCCCTATTGCCCCGGACCTTGGTTAAATCCGTGGATACACCGCCCCAAACCGGCCTGACGGGAGAGCAGAGAAGAAAGAACCTGCAGGGGGCCTTTAAAGTAATTGCCCCCGGGGAGATCGCCGGCAAAACCCTGCTTCTGGTGGATGATGTTTTCACCAGCGGCAGTACAGCCTCCGTTTTAACTTACCTATTATTGGAACAGGGAGCGGCCGATGTACTGGTCTTAACCGCCGCCAATGCAGGAAAAGCGGCGGCAAGAAAAAAATAA
- a CDS encoding DUF2922 domain-containing protein produces the protein MSKTLEMIFTNAAGGKVTLRVANPRADLQEAEVRGVMDQVVAKDIFTSSGGSLINVAGARIVNRDITEMDVV, from the coding sequence ATGAGCAAAACGCTGGAAATGATCTTTACCAACGCCGCAGGCGGTAAAGTAACCCTCCGGGTGGCCAATCCCCGGGCCGATTTGCAGGAAGCCGAGGTAAGAGGTGTGATGGACCAGGTGGTGGCCAAAGACATCTTTACCAGCAGCGGCGGCAGTTTGATAAACGTAGCCGGAGCCCGGATTGTCAACCGGGATATAACGGAAATGGATGTTGTATAG
- a CDS encoding DUF1659 domain-containing protein, whose translation MAVVKQPYSCSMKMKYRNGVNAQGEAVYVNRTFSRIKTSASDQDLFDVSQAINSLQEDTLAAVYRVDDGELISE comes from the coding sequence ATGGCAGTGGTTAAACAACCCTATTCCTGCAGTATGAAAATGAAGTACCGGAACGGCGTCAATGCCCAAGGAGAAGCGGTCTACGTGAACCGCACCTTTTCCAGAATCAAAACGTCGGCTTCGGACCAGGATCTCTTTGACGTGTCCCAGGCCATTAACAGTCTGCAGGAGGATACCCTGGCAGCCGTGTACCGTGTGGACGACGGCGAATTAATTTCAGAGTAA
- a CDS encoding GGDEF domain-containing protein has product MRAISRQRGLTLLYTWTIILLGFGWLWKTFPQLNFDHGGTLAALVILGMLSEWMAVPFSQGYLSGSYVIVLATQMIFGGATTAWVTGLVSLIGFGVANRGNPLRTTLFNGSQNILSAAAAAQVYLAFGGGILAAAAFTLVYFAVHHGLVYFHLKPYLAENPRLFGWHALRWDSYTYLFTAPYGALMAATYFQLGILWALVLCLPILGAQFLLGKYVHMEQANREFTALFQMARRLRKPADPTVFFDDFLQECQKIVPYHSGAVYFWSRERQLFLPLAARGPLEREMNSIVLAPGEGLAGRAVETREPFLIDDVRDSGSQEEARPFLQFRTVLAVPLVTGGEVTGVMVLGDRYPALYEDKHIQMLTVLGGLAGTILVRGMLEDQIGELKATDALTGFLNHKQFYQRGIKEMLRSASTGEAVSLLLIDIDHLRTLNARYGHGTGDSVFQMVGSILRNVTRATDILGRYGGGELAVLAPGADGITALKLAELVRVEIRDRRLVPEESQHRILITASIGVATFPQDTDNPDQIFSGAEKAAACAKEWGRDRSVAYSQLLKQKRG; this is encoded by the coding sequence GTGAGGGCCATTTCTAGGCAGAGAGGTCTTACTTTACTCTATACCTGGACAATCATTTTATTGGGTTTCGGGTGGCTATGGAAGACCTTTCCCCAGCTCAATTTTGACCACGGCGGCACACTGGCGGCACTGGTTATCCTGGGGATGCTGTCTGAATGGATGGCCGTTCCCTTTAGCCAAGGTTATTTGTCCGGCAGTTATGTCATTGTATTGGCAACCCAGATGATCTTTGGGGGAGCCACCACAGCCTGGGTGACCGGCTTGGTCTCCTTAATTGGCTTCGGAGTGGCCAACCGGGGGAATCCCCTGCGGACCACCCTTTTTAACGGGTCCCAGAATATTTTGTCAGCCGCGGCGGCAGCTCAGGTATACCTGGCATTCGGCGGCGGGATTTTAGCTGCCGCTGCCTTTACCCTGGTTTACTTTGCCGTTCATCATGGGCTGGTGTATTTCCATCTGAAGCCTTATTTGGCCGAGAACCCCCGGCTTTTCGGCTGGCATGCCCTGCGCTGGGATAGTTATACTTACCTTTTTACCGCCCCTTACGGCGCTCTGATGGCTGCAACCTATTTCCAATTGGGAATTTTGTGGGCCCTGGTTTTATGTCTGCCAATCCTTGGGGCTCAGTTCCTGCTTGGGAAATATGTACATATGGAACAGGCCAATCGGGAATTTACCGCTCTTTTTCAAATGGCCCGGCGGCTACGAAAACCTGCGGACCCGACGGTTTTCTTTGATGATTTTTTACAGGAGTGCCAGAAAATTGTTCCCTACCACTCCGGAGCGGTTTATTTTTGGTCCCGGGAGCGCCAGCTTTTTTTACCCTTGGCTGCCCGGGGACCCTTGGAAAGAGAAATGAACAGCATTGTACTGGCGCCGGGAGAAGGTTTGGCCGGACGGGCGGTGGAAACCCGGGAGCCCTTTTTAATTGATGATGTACGGGACAGTGGCTCCCAGGAAGAAGCCAGACCCTTCCTACAGTTTCGGACAGTTTTGGCCGTACCTCTGGTTACCGGGGGAGAGGTCACCGGTGTAATGGTGCTGGGAGACCGCTATCCGGCCCTCTATGAGGACAAGCACATCCAAATGCTGACGGTTCTGGGCGGTCTGGCGGGGACTATATTGGTGCGGGGCATGCTGGAAGATCAAATCGGGGAATTAAAGGCTACCGACGCTTTAACCGGTTTTCTCAACCACAAGCAGTTTTACCAACGGGGCATTAAAGAAATGCTGCGCTCAGCCTCCACCGGCGAGGCGGTTTCCCTGCTGCTGATTGATATTGATCATCTTCGTACTTTAAATGCCAGGTACGGCCACGGAACCGGGGACAGTGTGTTTCAAATGGTGGGATCCATACTGCGAAACGTGACCCGGGCCACGGATATTCTCGGGAGGTATGGCGGGGGTGAACTGGCTGTCCTGGCACCGGGGGCCGACGGCATAACCGCTCTCAAACTGGCCGAACTTGTCCGGGTGGAGATCCGGGACCGGCGGCTGGTACCGGAGGAATCCCAACACCGGATACTGATTACGGCTTCCATTGGTGTTGCCACCTTCCCTCAAGATACCGACAACCCGGATCAGATTTTTTCAGGGGCGGAAAAGGCGGCGGCTTGTGCCAAGGAATGGGGCCGTGACCGGTCGGTAGCCTACAGCCAACTGCTGAAACAAAAAAGAGGATAG
- a CDS encoding glycosyltransferase family 2 protein — translation MAMTIEKLILVILACYGIYRLVQDVAGSIRRQPGPPVSMLVVLKNRAQDAEYLMRRMASWSRHQWVQLEIVVVDDGSQDDTPFILQGLQQQMALRLITIDRESPGMEEDQDRALLTGLLYCHNPLIWLVDLRKLPQRMMAERIFRVFFCQAWR, via the coding sequence ATGGCGATGACCATCGAAAAGCTGATCCTAGTGATTCTTGCCTGTTATGGAATCTATCGGTTGGTCCAGGATGTTGCAGGCTCCATAAGGAGGCAGCCGGGGCCCCCGGTTAGTATGCTGGTGGTATTAAAAAACCGGGCTCAGGATGCGGAATATCTGATGCGCAGAATGGCCTCCTGGAGTAGGCACCAATGGGTTCAATTGGAGATTGTGGTGGTGGATGACGGTTCCCAGGACGATACCCCTTTCATTCTTCAAGGCTTGCAGCAGCAAATGGCCCTGCGGCTGATTACCATAGACCGGGAATCGCCCGGCATGGAGGAAGACCAGGACAGGGCCTTGTTAACGGGTCTGCTGTATTGTCATAACCCCTTGATCTGGCTGGTAGACCTTCGCAAGCTGCCGCAAAGGATGATGGCAGAAAGGATCTTTCGTGTATTTTTTTGCCAGGCCTGGAGGTAA
- a CDS encoding ATP-binding protein, with translation MIIDVDHDLSLLQMMENTGKYDPFLKKDQPERINIIREITAGIAHEIRNPMTTVRGLLQLLQQKKECSLYQDLFKVIIQELDKTNEIITELLFLSSKKATNLTFHNLNDVILSLRDVLLDRARQYKMQVTMDLADLPELLLNREEIRRLILNLAQNGLEAMPTGGNLQIKTFMEEDKVVLTVQDQGEGIEPEALEKLGIPFYTTKEEAVGLGLAVCYGIAARHNARIEVHTGSLGSTFAVYFETDTCRCSTPLA, from the coding sequence GTGATCATTGATGTAGATCATGATCTCAGCTTACTTCAAATGATGGAAAACACAGGCAAGTATGACCCCTTTTTAAAAAAGGATCAGCCGGAACGAATCAATATTATAAGGGAAATTACAGCGGGAATTGCCCATGAAATTCGCAACCCCATGACCACCGTGCGGGGATTGCTGCAACTACTTCAACAAAAAAAGGAATGTTCTTTGTATCAAGACCTGTTCAAGGTGATCATCCAGGAACTGGATAAGACCAACGAGATCATTACTGAACTTTTATTCCTATCCTCGAAAAAAGCGACCAATCTTACCTTCCATAATCTTAACGACGTGATTTTATCCCTGCGGGATGTTCTGTTGGATCGGGCTCGGCAATATAAGATGCAGGTTACCATGGATTTGGCTGACCTGCCGGAATTGCTGCTGAATAGGGAAGAGATCCGGCGTTTAATCTTAAATCTAGCCCAAAATGGTTTGGAAGCCATGCCCACCGGAGGCAACCTGCAGATTAAAACCTTTATGGAGGAGGACAAGGTTGTCTTGACGGTGCAGGATCAGGGGGAGGGAATCGAACCGGAGGCCCTGGAGAAATTAGGAATCCCTTTTTATACCACCAAAGAGGAGGCGGTGGGCTTGGGACTGGCGGTTTGCTATGGTATTGCCGCCCGGCACAACGCCCGGATTGAAGTACATACAGGAAGCCTGGGCAGTACCTTCGCCGTTTATTTTGAAACGGATACCTGCCGCTGCAGCACGCCATTGGCTTAA
- a CDS encoding helix-turn-helix domain-containing protein, with translation MGIFRDRMKELREDRGLTQQGLADALNIGKSAIALYETEKRQPDPDTLRKLALFFNCSTDYLLGLTDTLILERKDLPSLPPDILAFASDQENYGLIRLIQSLKIQGHSNELIREWLISLGNTIRRIKQTYVQEYLENPLLVQEPGEKYTRQSRGKKPDKKKDS, from the coding sequence GTGGGAATTTTTAGAGACAGAATGAAAGAGCTGAGAGAAGATAGAGGCCTTACCCAGCAAGGGCTGGCCGATGCACTCAATATCGGAAAATCAGCCATTGCCCTTTATGAAACAGAAAAACGCCAGCCGGACCCCGATACGCTAAGAAAATTAGCTCTATTTTTCAATTGCAGTACGGATTATTTGCTGGGTCTTACGGATACTTTAATTCTTGAAAGGAAGGATCTGCCTTCCCTCCCGCCGGATATTTTGGCCTTTGCTTCGGATCAAGAAAATTACGGTTTGATTCGTTTGATCCAATCCCTTAAAATCCAAGGCCATTCCAATGAACTCATCAGAGAATGGTTAATTTCTTTAGGCAACACCATCCGGCGGATAAAGCAAACCTATGTCCAGGAATATTTGGAGAACCCGTTGCTCGTACAGGAACCGGGTGAAAAATACACCCGGCAAAGCCGGGGCAAGAAACCGGATAAAAAGAAGGATTCCTAG
- the metK gene encoding methionine adenosyltransferase: protein MSRKLFTSESVTEGHPDKVADQISDAILDAILAKDPMARVACETFVTTGMAVVGGEISCSCYVDIPKVVRETVRGIGYTRAKYGFDGDTIAVLTAIDEQSPDIAMGVDKALEAKTGEMNEAEIEAIGAGDQGMMFGYATDETPEFMPLPISLAHRMARRLAEVRKTELLDYLRPDGKTQVTVEYDGNKPSRIDTVVVSTQHHPEVSLDRIRQDIIEQVVRPVLPPELVDAQTRFFINPTGRFVIGGPHGDAGLTGRKIIVDTYGGSARHGGGAFSGKDPTKVDRSASYAARYVAKNLVAAGLASRLEVQLAYAIGVARPVSVRVQTFGTGKVSDDVLIDLINRHFDLRPAGIIKTLDLRQPIYKQTAAYGHFGRNDLDLPWERTDKAEILRAEAGLE from the coding sequence GTGAGCAGAAAATTATTTACTTCTGAGTCCGTAACCGAAGGTCACCCCGATAAGGTGGCAGACCAGATTTCCGATGCCATATTGGACGCCATTCTGGCCAAAGACCCAATGGCCCGGGTTGCTTGCGAAACCTTTGTAACCACCGGCATGGCCGTGGTAGGCGGCGAAATTTCTTGCAGTTGTTATGTGGATATTCCCAAAGTCGTGCGGGAAACTGTCCGGGGCATTGGATATACCCGGGCCAAGTACGGTTTCGACGGGGATACCATTGCTGTGCTGACCGCCATTGATGAGCAGTCCCCGGATATCGCCATGGGTGTGGACAAGGCGCTGGAAGCCAAAACCGGGGAAATGAACGAGGCAGAGATTGAGGCCATCGGTGCCGGGGATCAGGGTATGATGTTTGGTTATGCCACCGACGAAACCCCGGAATTTATGCCGCTGCCCATCTCCCTGGCCCACCGGATGGCCCGCAGGCTGGCGGAGGTACGTAAAACTGAACTGCTGGACTACCTGAGACCGGACGGCAAAACCCAGGTAACGGTAGAGTATGACGGTAACAAACCTTCCCGGATTGATACGGTGGTGGTTTCCACCCAGCACCACCCGGAAGTTTCCCTGGACAGAATCCGTCAGGATATCATCGAACAGGTGGTGCGCCCGGTGCTGCCCCCAGAACTGGTGGATGCACAAACCCGTTTCTTCATTAACCCCACCGGACGCTTTGTAATTGGCGGACCCCACGGCGATGCGGGACTTACCGGCCGTAAAATCATTGTGGATACCTACGGCGGCAGTGCCCGCCACGGCGGCGGCGCTTTTTCCGGCAAAGACCCCACTAAAGTGGATCGCTCCGCCAGCTATGCCGCCCGCTACGTGGCTAAAAACCTGGTGGCAGCCGGCCTGGCCAGCCGCCTGGAAGTTCAACTGGCCTACGCCATTGGTGTGGCCCGTCCTGTCTCTGTAAGGGTGCAAACCTTTGGCACAGGTAAGGTTAGTGACGATGTTTTGATTGATTTAATCAACCGCCACTTCGACCTGCGTCCGGCTGGCATCATTAAAACATTGGATCTGCGTCAACCCATCTATAAACAAACTGCGGCCTACGGTCACTTTGGACGCAACGACCTGGACCTCCCCTGGGAACGTACCGATAAAGCGGAGATCCTCCGGGCAGAGGCCGGTTTAGAGTAA
- a CDS encoding YlmC/YmxH family sporulation protein: MDGTAAPFQKLIDCAPFARQMHSMGLGEVAALIKATQLETKDIVNLSDGARLGPIKDLHIDLETGRVVALVLQAPRKYFGLMRSGRDLVIPWDQVKKFGLDTVLVDLQPLDRSFYQE; this comes from the coding sequence ATGGATGGGACGGCTGCGCCCTTCCAAAAGCTAATTGATTGCGCACCCTTTGCCCGGCAGATGCATAGCATGGGGTTAGGGGAGGTGGCGGCATTGATAAAAGCAACCCAGTTGGAGACCAAGGATATTGTAAACCTGTCGGATGGCGCCAGACTGGGGCCCATCAAGGATTTGCACATTGACCTGGAAACAGGCAGGGTAGTGGCCTTGGTGCTGCAGGCTCCGCGCAAATATTTCGGACTGATGCGCTCCGGCCGGGATCTGGTGATTCCCTGGGATCAGGTGAAAAAATTTGGGCTGGACACCGTGCTGGTGGATTTACAGCCCCTGGACCGGAGTTTTTATCAGGAGTAA
- the murJ gene encoding murein biosynthesis integral membrane protein MurJ, with amino-acid sequence MSTGRIIARAALVVAVINLLSRILGFVREQAIAYMFGATSTTDAYVVAFNIPYTVFAIIIGALAVVVIPVFNEYVAKGQKEEAWRLFNTVITLVVLIFAAFTAVGIFAAPLLVKLTAPGLDPGTAALAARLTAIMLPILIFYGLATVFQGLLNANQVFAIPALSTSVTNVVIIASALTLGGWYGVEGLAAGTVVGFILAALIQVPKLKQQGFRYKFSTDWRHPGVRKVLYLVMPVAIGTSLNQIYLIIDRILASGLAAGSISALNYANRLILMPIGFFVLAVGTAFYPTITRLAAEKKQRELSETVVGAFRLVTLFALPAGVGLLVLATPIIQLLFEHGKFDARATEMTAIALVFYSIGLVGQAANIILTRGFYAQQDTKTPVKLMAVTVVVNLIFSLLLIGPLKHGGLALANSIASLLNTVMLSYYLNKRIPGMWEAKLFKFLGQISLASAAMAAGVWGMNHLAAGLLGGLGTLGLALQVAASIIGGVVILLLSVFLLRMEEANLMARYAAKWMGRLRPSKS; translated from the coding sequence TTGTCCACTGGAAGAATTATTGCCAGGGCGGCCCTGGTTGTGGCCGTAATTAATCTCTTATCCCGTATTTTGGGTTTTGTCCGGGAACAGGCCATTGCCTATATGTTTGGAGCTACCAGCACCACCGATGCCTATGTGGTGGCCTTTAACATTCCTTACACCGTTTTTGCTATTATCATTGGTGCTTTGGCGGTGGTGGTGATCCCCGTTTTCAATGAATATGTGGCCAAAGGCCAGAAGGAAGAGGCCTGGCGGTTGTTTAATACCGTGATCACCCTGGTGGTTCTAATCTTTGCAGCATTCACTGCGGTCGGAATTTTTGCGGCCCCACTGCTGGTCAAGCTGACAGCTCCGGGATTAGATCCGGGAACCGCTGCCTTGGCCGCCCGGTTGACGGCCATTATGCTGCCAATCCTGATCTTTTACGGATTGGCCACCGTGTTTCAGGGATTGCTAAATGCCAATCAGGTCTTTGCCATCCCGGCTCTGAGTACCAGTGTTACCAACGTGGTGATCATTGCGTCAGCCCTGACTCTAGGGGGCTGGTACGGCGTAGAAGGTTTGGCTGCCGGAACCGTGGTGGGATTTATTCTCGCCGCCCTGATTCAAGTTCCTAAACTCAAACAGCAGGGCTTCCGGTATAAATTTTCAACGGACTGGCGTCACCCGGGAGTTCGTAAGGTTCTTTACCTGGTGATGCCGGTGGCTATCGGCACTTCCCTGAACCAGATTTACCTGATTATAGACCGTATTTTGGCTTCAGGACTGGCGGCCGGAAGCATCTCCGCCTTGAATTACGCCAACCGGCTGATTTTAATGCCCATTGGTTTTTTTGTGCTGGCGGTGGGCACTGCTTTTTATCCCACCATTACCCGCCTGGCGGCGGAGAAGAAACAGCGGGAGCTGTCTGAAACCGTGGTGGGTGCCTTCCGTCTGGTGACCCTTTTTGCCCTGCCGGCGGGAGTGGGGCTTCTGGTGCTGGCCACTCCCATTATTCAATTGCTTTTTGAACACGGGAAATTTGATGCCCGGGCTACGGAAATGACAGCCATTGCCTTGGTGTTCTACTCCATCGGGCTGGTGGGCCAGGCGGCCAACATCATTCTTACCCGGGGTTTTTACGCACAGCAGGACACTAAGACACCGGTGAAGCTAATGGCCGTTACGGTGGTGGTCAATTTGATCTTCAGCCTGCTGTTGATTGGTCCGCTAAAACACGGCGGATTGGCCTTGGCCAATTCCATTGCTTCCCTCCTGAACACGGTAATGCTTTCCTATTACCTGAATAAGCGGATCCCGGGCATGTGGGAGGCCAAACTCTTTAAATTTCTGGGACAGATTTCTCTGGCCTCCGCCGCCATGGCAGCGGGAGTCTGGGGGATGAATCATCTGGCGGCCGGCCTGCTGGGCGGCCTGGGAACCCTGGGGCTGGCCCTGCAGGTGGCGGCCAGCATCATCGGCGGGGTGGTTATCCTGCTGTTGTCGGTATTCCTGCTGAGAATGGAAGAGGCCAACCTGATGGCCCGCTATGCTGCCAAATGGATGGGACGGCTGCGCCCTTCCAAAAGCTAA